A segment of the Zingiber officinale cultivar Zhangliang chromosome 8B, Zo_v1.1, whole genome shotgun sequence genome:
agacaaaaaaagaaagagacaACCATGCTAGAAAAATTGAATGGTGATCAAGCAAATGTGGTAAGAGGTAATTTATCTCAAATGCATACTCCCACACGTGTAAAAGAGAAACTAcaacaagaaaaactaaataaCATATTACGTCCAATAGTTCATCGACAAACAAGATCCAAGCATCAATAACAAGTTCAGCATGCATCAATATTGAAAGCTCAAACTTTAGAGCTCATTGATGAACAACAAAATTCATAATCAATTGATGTTGGTGATGTAGTAGTGTACATATTAACAATTTTGATGATGTAGTAGTGTACATATTTTTAAGttatagataaatttattttacaagtgCAACAACTTGAAAGTCACAAAGATATTGACAAGCACATGAACCATCATTTCTTATTACGAGATGAAGAGGTTTGTTTATATTGGGATTGTTTGTGTTGTATATATACATAATTGTAAGAAAGAGGACTATGTGTTAAATGATGATATTTCTTATTGAAAAgttctatttattgattttttaacaatatatattataaatcatctttacctctaataagagttttttttttttaaatgttcagGATTCTGACaaagaaggattatagaagttatctcAAGATCATGAGGAGTTGATCTTTAGACTTTCTATTGTGTAACTTTTATGGGAATAATAGTTGTTTTTCTTATCAAATTAATGATGGATGTgtagatatttttattattgcatGAATGTTGGATGCACTTCAATTAATGATTGTAGAATTTTATATTatgtatataatttttaatttatagacagaattttttcttttgttttgaaatgataattcaataaatctgatctagattaatttgtatagtaaatattcttttaagattattaattttaatcACAAATGTTGCATCTAACAAGTTAAAACATTAGGGACAATAATTTATTGTCTTCACTTCTATTTGAGACAGCACATTACCATCTCAATTTAGTGTCTCTAGTTTTTTCACAGGATAAGACATAACATTTGAGACAAAACAATAGTTGTCTTAAATACTTTTGAGACAATTGAACAACTGTCTCATCACCGTCTTAAATAACATTTGAGACggtacaactgtctcaatatttttttgagacaCTTGTATTGGGGACGACTACATTACTGTCTCATCACTGTCTCAAAAACATTTTGAGacactaaatttataatttaagacatattttgttgtgtctcaaaagcctagttttctagtagtgaGAGATTTATATAGGGTTGTATGGATTGAATCGAGGTGGGTAAAGAAACGGATATTGTGCATTGATTGTTCTCCTGCTTAATTAGCATGATTAATTATGGGAACTGCTTTGAATGGCGTAACGCGTACAATTTGTTTTTCTGCCCATGTATATTATTCCTACTCACCAGCTTCTGTCGTGTTGTACAAATGCGTTTTTCTACTGCCGTGTTTCACGATTTTTAGATGGATATCGAGATAACCTTTTGTTGAAATTTATCTAATAGAagtaattttaataattatatgATTTTAGTATGGGCAgttgaaattttaaatttggattgtattttttaaaaattatttgataaattaattttttaaaaaaagttttcttTCTCGAAATGCACgataaaatttctaattttagcaaattatattatataaaaCAATGACAATATTATTTGAAATTTCTTAAAAGACTTtcaattatatttttcttttttagctTGAAACATGGGACTTTAAATGATGTTGTTTTTAGCTTGAAACATACATGAGTCATTATAGATTTTATCCGATAACAAATGTAGATGATCGTGTCTAAAAGCTGAGAAGATAGTTAGCTAGAAACATGATACTAGTGTTGACTTAAAGAAGAGTTCATGTTGTCCTGCAAAACCAGAAGCACTAGTACTGGGTCATGGAAGGAGTTCcgacgttgaccctccgacgctcaaatcagtcttCGGTTTGGAAAGAATAGTAGCAATCAACAACAGCAAAGAGCGTGTAGAATAATGAAGCATCACATACTTTCGCTTATAGATAGAGCTCCTTTTTATATTGTCATTGTAGTATCTATGCACACATTTCAAAGTATATATACATTTTCCAAAGCTTTGTaagaaaagataaataaaaaaatatctctGATACTTTTCTGAAAGCGAACATGTAAATCTCTATGATGTGACTAGCTAAAAGTTTCTAAAGTACTGTTTACTTGTTAGACATTCTCTATTTTCTGCAGTACAAACTTTCAAAAGAGTACAATAAGATATGTATGTGGGCCCCGTTGCAGGTCGACAGGAGGCCACTTGGCCGAGATATCACTAACTTGGTCGTACAGGGTGAAGCGATCAACCTATTCTTCACTCGGTTTTACTATCGTCGAAGAGGCACATTATGCCTGATTTGACCTAAGGTCCGATTGGCCAAGGTGGCCCCGGGTAACTTTGTTTGTTGCTCTTGACCTCGGCTGCAAGTTGCCGAGGGTGACTGCTCGGATGGTCTAATCGGCCTTTCACGTCCGACTGGCTCTAGAGGCCCGCTCGGTCATCCACAATCTACAGTCTCGTAGTGCACCCGACCTTGCGACTTTGACCATTTGATTTTGACCTCTCGTTAGCCAGTCTTCACTGTTTTGACCCACTTTGGAGGGGGTCATCTTTATCACAATATTAGTAGATATATGAATGAGTTTCGATTTAGTGTATAGAACATTCTATCATGATATTCAAGTAAAAAATTATGATCTTCGAAAACATACATTTGATACATACATATAACTTATCGTAAGAATCAAGGGCGTAGTCAGGGCTGGGCTTTGCTGGGCTCTAGCCCAGTGCAGCCTAGCAATGCCCAGTAAATTTTAAGCCTCACCTAACAAGCAGCCCAATGATTTTAAGTGTTAACCTTGCTATGTTGGGCTGGGCTTTACTGGGCTCAGCATTTTTAGCCCAGGGCAGTTGTTCAACCTAGCTACGCCATTGGTAAGGATATCAAAACTAGACATGGACATCATAAATACATTCACTGCACGATCCTCTTTCATTACATGTCACCTTTTTTTTATAAATCCAAATATCCTAGGTCAATCAATGAGTTttagtcaaaactcattgatagacATAAAGAACTCTTATTGAACTCATTCTAAATGCTATATGTTTCTGAAATGCTCCGAAATTTATATGTGTCCACAAATATCATCTTAAAGTCATTAACAACGGTgataaaattttttcaaagtttACAACTTTAAACAATAGACACATACATATAATTTATCGTAGGAATATCAGAACTAGATGAATACCATAAATACCTTCATCTTCTATTACATGTCAACTTTTCAAAAATCCAAATCTTCTTATATCCATCAATGAGTTTATGTTTTAGTTAAAATCTATTGATATACTTTAGATAACTCAAATTAGACTTATCCAACTAATGTGAATTTCTATAGTATTCCGAGTTCAACTATATCATttactcttttttaaaaaatcaacaatacaTCATAGTGTTAAAAAATAACATCACGCCTACTAATTAAGTTATAAGGatgattttaaaaaacatttttattttatttttttattatttaaatatataacatCAATTCTGCAACCAGAATCCCCGCAGAGAAAGATCCTAATTCATTTGCACCCCAAAAGGTAATTGATATCGTCAGAAATAATCATTCAATTAATTGTATTTGAAATTTGAAAGCTCAAGAACCACTAACATTAGAATTCGGTCAACTGGATTGTTTCTAACTAAGCAGAATAAATGAGTAGTTATAATGCCAAAAATCATGTAGCATATGACATTAACGGCTTGTCAGATGCATGATATCATGCGTTGCAAGAAACCTACATCTTTGAGGACCATGATCAGAGAAGTAACCTTAAAAATGAACAATGAAGTAGAAACAGTGACAGGTTTCTTTGACATTCCTCCATAAGTTACCATAGTGCCTCCATCTCTGGAGAAGAAATTTAACATTTACACATGCAAAGGTCATGTAACAATCCAAATGATAAATGTACTACTGAGTATTCTATGTAGTGTACTCTTCTATAGGATCACCTCAAGAACTTCAGAACCAGTGGCGCAGCATTCCCCCCAACGCAATTGAATCCAAACGTAGGTTCTGGCAAATCATCCTAACAAATGATGATGAGCTAAGATTAGTATGAAGTAAGTAaacaaatatgataaaaaaaaatcatcttatGAAGAAAATGAATTGATGAACACAAATTGGGGAAAGAAGATTTATTCCAAACTTATTATAGAATGGTGTAAGCTAGAAGCACTCTCCTATGTAATCTTAAACACATTTATTAATAGCAAGTTTAAAGGTCATTATTGTACCGGGAGATTCTTAAGGTTCTTCACTTCTAACTGGCTTTCGGTGTATACCTTATCTGCCCCAAGATTCTTAAGTTTTTCTTTAACTTCCTCTGATCCAGCTCTTCATATATCCAAAACAAAAGGTGGAAAAAGCAATGAAATTGGAATattgttattaaaaaaaactagaaTGTGTAAAGAAGACTTAAGCCTATAGAATATGCACGGCACATACAAATGCAGAAAATAATATTTTAGCTACCAGAATATTCAGAAGTTGTGACCTCAACAATTGACATATTTCCATATATATGTGCACGAGCGCACACATGCATACTTCTGAATCACAATACACAAAACAAGAAAATATACTAAACATGTCAaggaatttttcattcaagcaaaCTGACTATTTTATTATGCCTGTGACTTGAAATTATGACCAAGTTCAAGCGTGTTTAAGGCTCAGAGCTTCATTGTAAAGCTAATCCAAGGCTGTAGAGGTTTGGCACTCAAAGTTTATTTAGATCAGTAGCATAATGCACATGATTTTGCAGAGACTTTCTATCATTTTATTGATCAAACAAGAAAAAGAAGTTGGGATTAATAGAGACATAGCATTGGTTTGCTGAATCCTTACATAGTGTCTTTATCCAATACGTATACTAAAACAGTATCACATAGTTCGGAGACTATGATATGTCAAAGTGCACAATTAATATATTAGAACATAACATATAATGTGAGCAccgtaaatgttgatttgggttagTCAGGAATATAGTTTGTaaaatcgcgatccggatcgtaggatcgtacgatcttacgatccggaaacccaaaatcgatccaggatcgtgcagaatcgtttttgcagtaggatcgcagcaggatcggtaggatcggagtagaatcggtaggatcggagcaggatcggagcagaatcggagtaggatcggtggaagctttgagaggtcataacttttgactcggattgaaccacggggcctataatatatcaaattaaagctcgttcagagatctttaataaattctaagtttatccttaaccattatctttttttcatcttattagagttttaaattatttaaatatatgtttaattatttttgagttagttttttatcaataatattctgtcatttatttttctcaaaataataagtttttggatgtctattgtctagtattgtgtggcatcaaccagtctttagaagattatttccgacattcatatttgaatcaaaggattcaatagcttctgttatatacgttagaTGCTTTGTTGgcatttaaattgaattatcttataaatcaagtaaatatttttgacattgtatgtgttattattattgtgttaatagatattttatattctttcattttatgatatgaaaatataaatattattactatgcgagaatgatagttgaattacaagttaatttaaatttgtacatgtagtaatgtaatttgatgtgttgagtgtaaataattgcatatatatacaaaattagttatttatttatatgtaaatgagttttttaggtattttttctaattattaatcatgtatgataaaattttatgagtttttggtaggatcgtacgattctacgatccgatcctgaccgatccgatcctgaccctaaatcgatccTATGTAGGATcacgattctacaaactatggacTCAGGAACATTAGTTTAAAATGACCCTATAATTCAACACAGTTTCTTAGGTTGAAATGGTCTTAAGCATGAAATATATAAGGATTCAAACCATTTTCATAATGTTAGTTGTGTGATATTCATGTACACAATCTAAGAAAACCATATATCTATCATGTGTAAAAGTTCACTTGCACCTGTCCCTCAAAATATTCACACTATGAATGCCCTGGTTTTTAGCGAGCTGAATAATGCTTTGTCCCACAATACTAGTCGCACCATTTTGCACAATAGTATCACCTGATTTGCGTTTAATAACCAATTAGGtgttataaaaaaaaacagaacTCAAGCCTCATATTGTAATGTAACGAGATAATAAGAAAACACCAGGATTTAGCCCAACGAAATCTTCCAGCATACGCATAGCATACAAAGGATTTACAGTAACAGTAGCAGCATACTCCATAGGAACACCTTTATCTAGTTTGTGCCAAACATTCTCTTCTTTCACAATATAAGTCTGCCATGTCCCTAAGAACATCATTCATTAGAGAAGCAAAACATGTATACATTCTTGAGAAAATTTATAATCAAAGAGATGAAACTGTAAGATAATAAACAAGAATTAGTTACCAAAGGATGGAGGAGATGGTATGACCCAATCACCCACTGAGAGATTACTCACTCCAGATCCAAGTGAATACACTTCCCCAACCCCCTCATATCCTCCAATTGCAGGTACTGGTGGCCTAACAGGGTAAACACCTAAATACATGTAACAAATAATCAGAAAATCCGGTTATGCAACAtaattaaaaaatagtaaaataaatctTATCGTGCAATTAAAAAGAAAAATGGATCCACATATAGGTACAAAATAGAATTGTGTTGCGAGAACATAATGAATATAGATAGTGCTTTGCATTGACCAAGCTAAGAGTATAATGCAATGGTCACTGCATGCTAATAGACATTTATGGCAGCCaattaatcaaagcacttagcCCTCAAGATGAATACTAAggttatttatatttaaatatgaAGTGTAGTAGTGGTGCTCATAAAGGTTGTTTTTTTTAGATTCACAGATTATTGATTAATTAACATGTgttttccttaattattttggatCTCTTTAGTTAATAATAAATTCACTTTAGTTATATCTGTATACTTCTTTATGTTTTTCTCCACATATCACATATGCTCAATAACACTCTGAGGCAAGATGAGATGTGTTTTAGCTCTTCTCTCCCTTAGTCTCCATGATTAGCAAAAAAGCATAGCTGACAAAGAAATGAGCTGGTGTAATCTTCAAAAGAAATGTTCATAAGTGTTAGTTCCTAACACTTATGTTTGGAAAGATGAAGTAACATGCATTAAAGGAttgcaaaaaggaaaaaaaaaggatagACGGATTAGATTCCTAATCCTAGACTTAGTATCAGCACAAATTaagaaaagttgaatattgcTTCAAGAGACGAGTAGAAGATGTCAAATAGGAGGTGAagtaaaatttaaacatttattcaAGAGGAAGAGGATATTGGAAGAAAGACTTATTAACTGATATGTGCAGTTACAGCCAATAGTGCAATAAAACTGACCCACAAAGTGAGATTATGATTCCAACATCTCTAAAAGAAAAGAGGTAGGAAAGAGACTGAAT
Coding sequences within it:
- the LOC122015615 gene encoding enoyl-[acyl-carrier-protein] reductase, mitochondrial-like — translated: MYLGVYPVRPPVPAIGGYEGVGEVYSLGSGVSNLSVGDWVIPSPPSFGTWQTYIVKEENVWHKLDKGVPMEYAATVTVNPLYAMRMLEDFVGLNPGDTIVQNGATSIVGQSIIQLAKNQGIHSVNILRDRAGSEEVKEKLKNLGADKVYTESQLEVKNLKNLPDDLPEPTFGFNCVGGNAAPLVLKFLRDGGTMVTYGGMSKKPVTVSTSLFIFKDLSLRGFWLQN